The genomic window GCTTATAACTTCATGCAACAGGTGGAAGAACACGCATACCACACTTATGACACTTTTCTGAAAGAGCATGGCGAGGAACTTAAAACTTTGCCAGCCCCAGAAGTAGCCATCGATTACTACCATAACGGCGACCTGTATTTATTTGATGAATTTCAAACTATGCGCGATCCCCAACAACGTCGTCCCCACATCGAAAATCTCTATGATGTGTTTTTTGCTATCCGAGATGACGAATTAGAACACGTCAAAACGATGATTGCTTGTCAGCAACCCAACGCTCAACAAACTTTCCAGAGTCCTCACAGCGCCAACAAACTACCTCTACCAGAATCAATCAGAGCTGCCATTGACGAGCATACTGCTAACATTGCACAGCAGGCAGAAAAAGAGCCAGTAGAAATGTCGTAGTTAGTACCCAGAATATTTCTACTACCAGTTAAATTGTTTGGTATCGCAAGTTTGCTCCCCTTGATCAGGGGAGTTTTTCGCTATCTGTTGCCGATAATTAGCGAAACATTTGCAATTCTCAAGACTACTATTCGCAAAGGCGATCGCATCTTCCCTCTTGTGCAACGATAAGCGTGATCGCCTTGCCTTATGGAATTGGTAAGCCTAAAAATTGCAAAGCTGACTTCACCACAGTCACTACTGCTTCACCTATCAGACCATTAACAGCAGCATCACCTAGATACTGACCCCACTTCTCTAGCTTGCTCTTGACGGCTGGATCATTATTGGCTTTGATTGCTAAGTCACTAGCGACTTTCTGTTGAGCAGCTTCTGGGCTATATCCTTGAGTTCGTTGTTGCTTGAGGAGTTCTTGAATCTCAGCCTCAGCCTCAGCTAATATTTGCTTTTGTTCAAAAGTATAGTTGTAATTGTTTTGAATGCTTTCCTGGTTGCCTTTAACATCACCAGCCGTATTACCAATAGAGTTTTGATTTCCAGAACTGCCTAAATTACCTTGATTAGCAATACTGCCTGGAGAACCAGAGATATAGAAAGTATTGTTAATCTTAGAATTTTCTTGCTCAGCCATTATTTTAATAAATTCTAGTAAATTTGTGTTTTCTTTACGCATCAATTTTATCTGTTCATTATAGCAATTTATCACACTATCTTTATCATTTAGCCGTTCTCGCAGATACTTTCGATATTGTTCATCTTTGTTTTTGAGTGCAAGTTGATACTTCTGCTTGAAAAAGTTCTCAATTTCTGCCTTATCTAGCTCAGGAGGAACACTAATACGAATAACAAAAGCACCATCATTCTTGTCCTCAATAGCTTGAATGGATAAAACCTTATCCCCTGCTTCAACCTGTAATTGCTGAAAGGAAACAAGGAATGCTTGCCAATCAATACCGTGACGGAATATCAAGTCAACAGTTACTCTAGCTTTTTGGAATAATTTTGTGAACTCTCCAGGCTTAAAGTTTCCGCTATGGGGGCGGCGTTCTTGCTTGTCATATCGTAAATAAACGTAGTCGCAAATTACATCATCAAAGCTAGTGCGGTCATCAGTGTTTAAAGCTTCAATACAAGCTCCAGTTAATATAGCTCTCTTAAAATTTGCAGCTAAGCCATGACTATAAGCTAAAAATGCTTCGCTCAGGTTAGCACCCTCAAGATTAGTCGCAATAAGATGTGTCTTAGAAATTTGGGCTTGGTAGAGATTAGCTTCTCTAAGGTCTGCACTACTTAAATCAGTTTGAGTAAGAAATGCTCCTCTAAGGTCTGCCCTATAAAGGCAAGCTACAGTAAGATTGGCTTCATGAAGAGATGCTCTACG from Funiculus sociatus GB2-C1 includes these protein-coding regions:
- a CDS encoding alternative oxidase; the encoded protein is MIRLLVNFLEALLNTFYRTRVYPRFFVLETVARVPYFAYTSVLHLYETMGWWRKADWLKVHFAESWNELHHLLIAESLGGNKYWIDRFVAHTGAFVYYWIIVLVYMVSPRSAYNFMQQVEEHAYHTYDTFLKEHGEELKTLPAPEVAIDYYHNGDLYLFDEFQTMRDPQQRRPHIENLYDVFFAIRDDELEHVKTMIACQQPNAQQTFQSPHSANKLPLPESIRAAIDEHTANIAQQAEKEPVEMS
- a CDS encoding pentapeptide repeat-containing protein; translated protein: MANEEHLEILKQGVEVWNRWRKENPNVSPDLGYVSFSGINLDGFDLSKTCLWYSSFGGSSLRGTLLTWSFLQNSYLLGIDLTGADLRRASLHEANLTVACLYRADLRGAFLTQTDLSSADLREANLYQAQISKTHLIATNLEGANLSEAFLAYSHGLAANFKRAILTGACIEALNTDDRTSFDDVICDYVYLRYDKQERRPHSGNFKPGEFTKLFQKARVTVDLIFRHGIDWQAFLVSFQQLQVEAGDKVLSIQAIEDKNDGAFVIRISVPPELDKAEIENFFKQKYQLALKNKDEQYRKYLRERLNDKDSVINCYNEQIKLMRKENTNLLEFIKIMAEQENSKINNTFYISGSPGSIANQGNLGSSGNQNSIGNTAGDVKGNQESIQNNYNYTFEQKQILAEAEAEIQELLKQQRTQGYSPEAAQQKVASDLAIKANNDPAVKSKLEKWGQYLGDAAVNGLIGEAVVTVVKSALQFLGLPIP